In Lolium rigidum isolate FL_2022 chromosome 3, APGP_CSIRO_Lrig_0.1, whole genome shotgun sequence, the genomic window AGGCATACGTCACCAGGCGCTGTAGGAAGACTAATGGGTCTTGATTCACTCCCTTCGGTTGGGACCCGTAGCCATCACAGACATAGCAAAAGTCGTGCACACAACACTTCAGCTTGTATTTCTCATGATAGATATCTCCCACAGAGGAGAAGGACTGATGAGATGCCAGAGGTCAAAGATGTTTTTGAGGTTATGGATGCGATGAGAGTAAGGGCGGCATACCGAGCTAAAAATGGAAATGCAACTTCCAGATTTGATGCAACTGAGAAGGCTAACCTAGATTTCATAAGACAAAAATTTATGGATGCAAAACGTCTTTCTACAGATGAATCCCTTCAGATGTCAGAAGAGTTGAATGAGACACTTGATGCATTGGTATCTAACAAGGATCTTCTTCTGGAATTTCTTGAAAAACAAGATCAGCGTTCTCCCTCATCTAATGCAAACTGCATTACAATATTGAAGCCATCTAAAAGAAATCTATTTGTGGATACAGACAATATCTATTCACAAGATAATGGCATTGAAAGCTTTTTTCACAAACACTCTACAAGGAAACCGCCTGCTAAGTTATCCAGTCAATCCCCCAAAGATGACTCAGGTTCACTGAGGCAGAAATTATCAAGATCAAGTCATCAGGAAATAAGTGATAAACGAGCTTGTCCCACACGGATTGTTGTCTTGAAGCCAAGCCTTGATAAAGCTCGGGACATTGAAGGATCCTTTGCTCTTTCACATGAAATCCCTCATTCTGATTACAGAAGGCACACATCATGTCAGGAAGATGGCATGTGGAGTCCATACACTGAAGATTCCATGTGTCAAGTGTCCCTTGGCAATCCTGAAACAGTAGGTCATATAAAAAAGGGATCTAGAGAAATTGCTAGAGAGATTACAAAACAAATGAGAGCTGCTAGGGGTGGTGGTAATAGGAAACAGATTCTCCAACCAGATACCAGCACACTTTTGTCAGATGAAAGCTCGTATTTTGTGTCATCTCGTACTAAGCTCAAGACTTCTGAGACAGTCCATAGGTCTTCTGAGCTATGTGATAGTTGGGATTCTTCCAGCTTCAACTCTTCACCAGCACATTCAAATGAATCATCAGTCATCAAGGAAGCAAAGAAACATCTCTCTAGCAGATGGAAGATAGCCCATCAATTTCAGAATCAAGAACCTGAGAGTAATGGCTTCAGCGTGCTTGGAGACATGTTTGCTCTGTCCGACCAGGAAAGTCCAAAGGGAGAATTGCAGAGAAATGGAATGCCAGGCTCGTGTAGCAATCCCCTCGGGATCAGCAGCAAGGATGGTTGGAGAGGTGTAGCTCCAAGTAGTTCAGCAAGGTCCAAATCTATTCTGTCATCTTCACACCAGAGTGTTCAAAAGGCGAGCAACCGAAAAAAAAGCAGTAGAAAAACCGAGTTTTCCATGCTTAAGGATGTTCTCAAAATAGGACCCCATGATTCCGAGAATGCATGCCATAGCAGACAAAGAAAATTGCTGGTTAGAGGTTCAGCTTTTCGCGGTGATGTACCTGAACAAGTGTCCCCAGATGACGAGGAAAGAATGATGATTGACCATGAAGTACATGTAAGTTCTCAGAAACCAACAGATGTTGTTGACATGCCAGATTCATCTGAACAAGCACTTGCTCATACCGTGGATCCTGGCCATGAGTTAGATGTAATGTGCCATTTGGATACCAGTTCTGCAGTTTTTGAACAGAACAAAGAACAACTTTCTCCTGCTAAACTGAATCAGGAAATGCACCGGCAGCCACCAACAGCATTAGATTTGCTCATTCGTGTCCCTGATGTTGACAATCTACAGACTCAGGTATATTACATGTATACTGCCTAATTTTAGCTTATTATGCATTTCTTCGCTTGGATCCTTAATAAATTTCTCTGGAGATGCATCAATTTGTACGATAGTTAAATACATTTGTTCATCCCATTCATTTTttctcccctcttctccccctcaaGAAAGTCTTAAGCTCTTTGGTAATTTTAAAAGCTCACTTGATTACCAATTGACATGTTTACCTAATTTTGGTTGTATATATATTGTATTTCAGGCTGAGGGGATTGAAAACTATCTGGATGATGATTACTCAGCTCTCTTTAGTCCGCCAACAGGAACAGAATCTCCTGTGGGGATTGAGCACCATCATGATTCTGACAATCAATCCTTGTGGATTCACCCGACAGGATCAGACTCTCCGACGGGCTCCAGCAATGATGAACAGCCAAGTCCAGTGTCTGTTCTTGAATCTTCCTTGGATACTGAAGAAGTTTACTCTGGAGATTTCGAGAAAATTAGTGCAGATATTCAAGGCAAGTGGTTTACTTTTTCTTTGCCTCCTCATCTCCTCTTTAATTCTCGGCTCCTAAGTTTGAATTTCTGTAATATCATAGGACTACGCATGCAACTTCAGCTTCTCAAAACGGAGACTACTGAGGACGCAGACGCCACCGATCATCTTATAGCAAGCGACGATGAGGATGCCTCAACAAATCAGCCACTTCCTGAAATGGAGATATCCCATGCTTTTATGGATGAAGAAGAGAGGGATTTCTCTTATGTGCTTGATATGCTCACCTTATTGGGCATTGATGCAGCTTACCAGGATGGGCAACTTGACATTTACTGCTTTTCGGAACAACCTGCTGGCCCTGATTTATTCGAGATACTTGAAAACAAGTACAGCGGCCTCATTCTATGGCAACGGTCTGAGAGGATGCTCCTGTTTGATCTCACGAATGCCGTCATTGCAGAAGTAATGACCTCTCTGGTTCATCATGGGTCGAAGGGATTGTTCCGAAGGTTATCGTCCAGATGGGATCAGGAGGGATTTGTTGAGTATGTGTGGCAGGGGGTGTTCCAGTTACGGCAAGAAATGGACTGTAATCAGGTCGACCCGCTGATGATGGAGTTGGAGCGGCATGGTTCTGAAGATGGTGTCGATCTTGTCGGGAGGGAGATAGGGACAATGGTACTTGAGGGTCTGCTGGAGGAAACCATAGCAGAGTTTCTGGGGATGAGACGATCTGGTAGGTTTT contains:
- the LOC124702296 gene encoding uncharacterized protein LOC124702296, encoding MASVGRSRSRRRGEGGESFDRNGARPAEPAVDHHVAGSLRKQASNSRILSHTLIDEEIRKSKPRQTSCVPMKKLIDEEFSKDANARHTSPGAVGRLMGLDSLPSVGTRSHHRHSKSRAHNTSACISHDRYLPQRRRTDEMPEVKDVFEVMDAMRVRAAYRAKNGNATSRFDATEKANLDFIRQKFMDAKRLSTDESLQMSEELNETLDALVSNKDLLLEFLEKQDQRSPSSNANCITILKPSKRNLFVDTDNIYSQDNGIESFFHKHSTRKPPAKLSSQSPKDDSGSLRQKLSRSSHQEISDKRACPTRIVVLKPSLDKARDIEGSFALSHEIPHSDYRRHTSCQEDGMWSPYTEDSMCQVSLGNPETVGHIKKGSREIAREITKQMRAARGGGNRKQILQPDTSTLLSDESSYFVSSRTKLKTSETVHRSSELCDSWDSSSFNSSPAHSNESSVIKEAKKHLSSRWKIAHQFQNQEPESNGFSVLGDMFALSDQESPKGELQRNGMPGSCSNPLGISSKDGWRGVAPSSSARSKSILSSSHQSVQKASNRKKSSRKTEFSMLKDVLKIGPHDSENACHSRQRKLLVRGSAFRGDVPEQVSPDDEERMMIDHEVHVSSQKPTDVVDMPDSSEQALAHTVDPGHELDVMCHLDTSSAVFEQNKEQLSPAKLNQEMHRQPPTALDLLIRVPDVDNLQTQAEGIENYLDDDYSALFSPPTGTESPVGIEHHHDSDNQSLWIHPTGSDSPTGSSNDEQPSPVSVLESSLDTEEVYSGDFEKISADIQGLRMQLQLLKTETTEDADATDHLIASDDEDASTNQPLPEMEISHAFMDEEERDFSYVLDMLTLLGIDAAYQDGQLDIYCFSEQPAGPDLFEILENKYSGLILWQRSERMLLFDLTNAVIAEVMTSLVHHGSKGLFRRLSSRWDQEGFVEYVWQGVFQLRQEMDCNQVDPLMMELERHGSEDGVDLVGREIGTMVLEGLLEETIAEFLGMRRSGRFCG